The Procambarus clarkii isolate CNS0578487 chromosome 24, FALCON_Pclarkii_2.0, whole genome shotgun sequence genome includes a region encoding these proteins:
- the LOC138368092 gene encoding paternally-expressed gene 3 protein-like: MQQKEFFMEALSSLDDRRDAAQVTNTQDAAQVTNTRDPAQVTSTRDAAQVTNTRDAAQVTNTRDAAQVTSTRDAAQATNTRDTAQVTSTRDAAQVTSTRDTAQVTSTRDAAQVTNTRDTAQVTNTRDAAQVTSTRDTAQVTSTRVAAQVTSTRDAAQVTSTRDAAQVTSTRDAAQVTSTRDAAQVTNTRDAAQVTSTRDTAQVTSTRDAAQVTSTRDAAHVTSTRDAAQVTNTRDTAQVTNTRDDAQVTSTRDTAQVTSTRDAAQVTSARDAAQVTNTRDTAQVTSTRDAAQVTSTQDAAQVTSTRDAAQVTSTRDAAQVTSTRDAALVTNTPDAAQVTSTRDTAQVTSTRVAAQVTSTRDAAQVTSTRDAAQVTCTRDAAQVTSTRDAAQVTNTRDAAQVTSTRDTAQVTSTRDAAQVTSTRDAAQVTSTRDAAQVTNTRDTAQVTSTRDAAQLLFEKSKTLFETSKLLFETSMLLFEISKLLFETSKTQSKTHSKRQILFMSTKVILRAIKSYSQS; the protein is encoded by the exons ATGCAGCAGAAAGAATTCTTCATGGAAGCATTGTCTTCCCTAGATgacagaaga gacgctgctcaggttaccaacacccaGGACGCAgctcaggttaccaacacccgTGACCCTGCTCAGGTTACCAGCACCCGGGACGCAgctcaggttaccaacacccgtgacgctgctcaggttaccaacacccgggacgctgctcaggttaccaGCACCCGGGACGCAGCTCAGGCTACCAACACCCGGGACACTGCTCAGGTTACCAGCACCCGggacgctgctcaggttaccaGCACCCGGGACACTGCTCAGGTTACCAGCACCCGggacgctgctcaggttaccaacacccgTGACActgctcaggttaccaacacccgggacgctgctcaggttaccaGCACCCGGGACACTGCTCAGGTTACCAGCACCCGGGTCGCTGCTCAGGTTACCAGCACCCGggacgctgctcaggttaccagcacccgggacgctgctcaggttaccagcacccgggacgctgctcaggttaccagcacccgggacgctgctcaggttaccaacacccgggacgctgctcaggttaccaGCACCCGGGACACTGCTCAGGTTACCAGCACCCGCgacgctgctcaggttaccaGCACCCGGGACGCTGCTCATGTTACCAGCACCCGggacgctgctcaggttaccaacacccgTGACActgctcaggttaccaacacccgggaCGATGCTCAGGTTACCAGCACCCGGGACACTGCTCAGGTTACCAGCACCCGggacgctgctcaggttaccagcgcccgggacgctgctcaggttaccaacacccgTGACACTGCTCAGGTTACCAGCACCCGggacgctgctcaggttaccaGCACCCAggacgctgctcaggttaccagcacccgggacgctgctcaggttaccaGCACCCGGGATGCTGCTCAGGTTACCAGCACCCGGGACGCTGCTCTGGTTACCAACACCCCggacgctgctcaggttaccaGCACCCGGGACACTGCTCAGGTTACCAGCACCCGGGTCGCTGCTCAGGTTACCAGCACCCGggacgctgctcaggttaccagcacccgggacgctgctcaggttacctgcacccgggacgctgctcaggttaccagcacccgggacgctgctcaggttaccaacacccgggacgctgctcaggttaccaGCACCCGGGACACTGCTCAGGTTACCAGCACCCGggacgctgctcaggttaccagcacccgggacgctgctcaggttaccaGCACCCGGGATgctgctcaggttaccaacacccgTGACACTGCTCAGGTTACCAGCACCCGggacgctgctcag ctgctcttcgagaaatcaaagacactctttgagacatcaaaattactcttcgagacatcaatgttactcttcgagatatcaaagttactcttcgagacatcaaagacacaatCAAAAACACACTCAAAACGTCAAATACtattcatgtccacaaaagttattctcagagcaatcaaaagttattctcagtcttga